In Leptotrichia buccalis C-1013-b, the genomic window GTATAGGGAAAAAATTGAGAAATATAAAAATTATTTTCCACATTATGAAGATGTGAATTTAGTGAGAGAAGGATATTTTGCATTGGATAAGAAAAAAAAGGAAGTTGAGGTGGAATATAAGAAAGAAAACGAAGTGAAGGCAAAATCGCAAGAAGACATTGACAGAGGGATTGAATTAATACTGGAGAAAAAAGATGAGCTGATTTCATTTAACGAGCCACTTGCCTTTATTTTTTCTCATTCGGCACTTAGGGAAGGATGGGATAATCCGAATGTGTTTACATTGTGTACATTGAAAAATGGAAGTAGCGATATAGCCAAAAAGCAGGAAATAGGTAGGGGACTTAGACTTCCTGTAGATGTTAATGGAAATAGAAGTTTAGATAAAAATGTAAACGAACTTACTGTAATTGCAAATGACAGCTATGAAAACTTTTCAAGAATGCTACAGGAAGATTTTAACAAAAATATAAATAAAAATGAAGTTACATCGGATCTTTTACTTATTACACTTGAAAAATCAGGAATTCCTAAAATAAAGATTACTTCGGAACTGGTGGATGAATTTAAGAAGGAATTAATCGAAAATAAAGTGATGGATTCTAATAATGTCCTATTAAAGAAAACAGAAGAAATAGATGTTAAAAAAATTGAATTTTCAAATGAAACTTTGAAAGAACATTCTATACAAATTGCTGAAAATTTTGTAAAATATATGGTGGAAAAAGGTTCAAATCGTATCGAAATTGCAAATGGAGATAATGAACCGATTATTAATAAAAGAAGAACATTTATTTCTGAAAAAGATTTTGAAAATCTTTTTGAAGAATTAGGGACAAATCTTAGTAAAAAAGCGATTTATAGGTGTAAAATCGATAATGAAAAATATATAGAAAGTAGTATAAAAAAAATAAATAACTACATAAGCAATTTTGATTTGAAACAAATTGTGGAAGTAGCAGAATCTAAAGGAGATTATGATGAGACAGGAAATTTTAATCTTGAAAAAGACAGTAGCGACAAAGAAATAGAAATATCTAAAATTGAAGTGGCTCCAAAAAGTGATTTTGAAATAGCAAATTACATAATGTATCACACAATGCTCCCAAGATTAGCAATATTAAAAATAATAAGTGGACTTGAAAAAGAAAAAAGAGAAGCATTGAATATTCAAGATGTGCTGGAAAATGTAACTGAAATATTGCTTGAAAACTTAAATGAAATGAAAGCTGAAAAAGTTTTTGAATATGAAGTGATAGATGGATATGTGACTGATACAGAGAAAATCTTTGAAGTGGACAATAAAATAAACGAAGAGGATTTTGAAAATAAAAGAAGATTATTCCAAGCTAAAAAAGGTAGTAGAAGTTTAAGTGATTATTATAAACTTGATAGTGATGGTGAAAAGGAATTTGCAGAAAAATTGGAAAACGATGAAAATGTATTGTTATTTACAAAACTCAAAAAAGGTGGCTTTGTAATAGATACTCCATACGGAAACTATTCTCCCGACTGGGCAATCATCTACAGAAATTCTTCAGAAAATAATGAAAACAATGTAGGAATCTATTTTATCGTTGAAACAAAGGCAGATAAAGAAGAAAAGGATTTGACAACTGTGGAAAAAAGCAAAATAAAATGTGGAAAACTGCATTTTGAAGCGATCTCGAAGGAGGTGAAATTTAACTGGGTAAATAATTACGATGATTTTAGAAGAAAATTTGAAATTAAATAAAAACTAATTGAAGGGAGGTGATAAAAGTGAGCGAAAATCACATAAAGACATAAAATTATCGATTGTAAAGATTCTAATAACAATATAGAACAGCAACTATATATTGAACTATTAGAAAATAATAAATAAAAGTAAAGTATTTTTAAAGCATTTAAGACTAAAAAAATAAATGCTAAAATATAAAAAAATTGAAGTGGTAAAATATGGCTAAAAATATAATATATATAATAAAAAAAGGTATTTATTATGGTAAGGTGGTGTATAATTATGGTAATAAATAAAAAATTGTCGGAGTTACGGCACTTAAAAGAAAAAATACTAAACATAGAGTGTAACATAAATACTTTAAAAAACATAAAAGAAAAATTTGCATTCAATATAATAAAACAGAAAAAAGCACAGTTAAAACAATTAAAAATAGAGTTCCAGCAAGTTCAACAGGAATTGCACGAACTGTTGGACAAGGAGATGAAACTATGAGTTAAAACATATGTTTAATAAAATTTAAACGTACAACAAACAGCATTAAGACAAGGGAGAGATATTATGGAAAATTTTAAAAAAAGATTATACGATTATGAGCTAACAGAAATACAGCAGGAAATGGAATTGGCTGGATATAGTGATAGTTTCATATTTTACGTATGCACTCATTTTAAATCATTGTTTGAAAATGCTTATATAGAGAATACAACGGCACTAAAACAATTAAATTATTATAGTGCAGTTGGCAGTATAACATATAATGCAGACAAGTCGCAAATGGACTTGTTGGAGCATTATAGTGATATTAATATATTTTTTAAAAACAATAGTGAATATAAAAAATATGGTTATTTATTTTTTGAAAATGTGGAAAAATTTGAAGTGCTAATAATTGAAAAATTATTTAATGATTATGCTTTAAAGTATGATTATGAAGAATAAAAAAATATTATTGATTATAGATTACCCCGATATCTAAAAAATAATTTCCGAGTAAGAATAAATTTCTAAGTTCTTACTCATTTTTTTATTTACTTTTAAATATAATTGTTTAGATATGTGGATTTTAGAGATGTTTTAAATTTTTAGGTTGAAAAAAAGCAAGAATTATACTATAATAAATAATTATGCGATTAGGCTAACTAGAGCCTAATTTTATTTGACAAAAGAGAGAAAGAAGGAATCGAAATGATAGAAATGATTTTGCCTGATGGTAGTAAAAGACAGTTGGAAAATCCGATGACTGTTGTGGAATTTGCAAAAAGTATTGGGAGCAGTCTTGGGAAGGCAACCGTTGGGGCGATAATTGACGGTGTGCAAGTTGATCCGTCTCATATTATTGACAAATCTGGAACAATTGAAATAATTACTAATACAAGTGAAAAAGGGATAGAAATTATAAGACACAGTGCGGCGCATATTATGGCTCAGGCTGTGCAAAGACTTTTCCCAAATACAAAGGTTACGATAGGGCCTGTTATTGAAAATGGATTTTTTTATGACTTTGACCCAGAAAAACCGTTTACTGAGGAAGATTTAGCCAAAATTGAAGGGGAAATGGCAAAAATTGTAAAAGAAAACTATGAATTTAAAAGAAGTGAAATGACTGCCGAAGAAGCAAAAAAATTCTTTGCTGAAAAAGGTGAAACTTATAAAGTTGAAATAATTGAAGACTTGGGTGCAGATAAAGTTAGCATTTATCAGCAAGGTGAATTTATAGACTTATGCCGTGGAACACACATTCCATCCACTGGCTACTTAAAAGCATTCAAACTAATGTCAACAGCAGGAGCTTACTGGCGTGGAGATTCAAATAATAAAATGCTTCAAAGAATTTACGGAGTAGCTTTTGCAACAAAAAAAGAGCTGGATGACTATTTGACAATGATGGAAGAAGCTGAAAAGAGAGACCACAGAAAATTAGGAAAACAGCTTGACTTGTTCTTTGTGGACGAACATGGACCTGGATTCCCGTTCTTTATGCCAAAAGGTGTGGAATTATTTAATAAATTGCAAGAAATCTGGAGAGTTGAACATAAAAAAAGAGGTTATCAGGAAATAAAAACTCCTATTATGCTAGATAAGGAATTGTGGGAAATTTCTGGACACTGGTTCAATTACCGTGAAAATATGTACACATCGACAATTGATGAAAAAGAATATGCAATAAAGCCTATGAACTGTCCAGGTTCAATAATTGCCTATAAGAATAATTTACATTCATACAAGGATTTACCATTGAAATATGGAGAAATGGGGCTTGTTCACAGACACGAATTTAGTGGAGCTTTACACGGGCTTATGAGAGTTAGAGCATTTACACAGGATGATGCCCACGTTTTCTGTACGAAAGAGCAAATTGAGGAACAAATTATCGAAATTATTGATTTATATGATAAATTCTATACTGTATTTGGATTTGAATACCATATTGAATTATCGACAAAACCTGATAAAGCGATAGGTTCTGACGAAATATGGGAAATGGCTGAAGCAAACTTGAAATCAGCTTTGGAACATAAAGGAATTAATTACAAGCTAAATCCTGGAGATGGAGCATTCTACGGACCAAAAATCGACTTTAAGATGAAAGACTCAATCGGAAGAATTTGGCAATGTGGAACAATCCAGTTAGACTTTAACCTTCCAGCAAGATTTGAAATGAGCTATATCGGTGCAGATGGGGAAAAACACGAGCCAGTAATGATTCACAGGGCAATGTATGGAAGTTTGGAAAGATTTATCGGAATTTTAATCGAACATTATGCAGGAGCATTCCCAACTTGGTTAGCACCAGTACAAGCAAGAATCTTAACAATTTCTGACGAGCAGGTGCCTTTCGCAAAAGAATTGTTTATAAAACTTCAAGATGCAGGAATCAGAGTAGAGCTTGACACAAGAGTAGAAAAAATTGGATACAAAATCAGAGAAGCAAACGGAGTTCAGAAAATACCAGTTCAATTAATAATCGGTAAAAACGAAGTTGCAAACAACGAAGTAAATGTAAGAAGATTTGGTTCACAAGACAGTAAAAATGTATCAGTTGATGAAATTATCGAAACTTTGAAACAGGAATCACATGTTCCATTTTCAAAATAGAAAATAAAGAATAAAATTAAGTAATTTAACTGATAAATAAAAGTCTTTTTTAAAAGTTAAAAGTTATAATACTATGATAGCTTGGATAAAAAGTTTTTAGTTGAAATTTTATAAAAAATGCTAACAGAATTATTCAAGTTGTTAAAATAAAATAATTTTTGAAAAGAAAAAAGATTAAAATAATGAGGTGATTTTTATGAGAAATGATTATGACGAATTAGAAACTTATAATCATAATAACGATGATTATAATGAATATGGCGGACACAGAGAAATGACGATGACTTATGATGATTTGGATAGACTTGTAAGTTCAAAAGTTCGTGGAAGCATGATGTGGATGCTGTTAGGGCTTGTTATAACAGGACTTTTTGGATTTTTTGTATATAATGGGCTTATGACTGGAAATCCGATTGCCATTGGAATAATAAGAATGTACTATGTTCTTGCTGTTATAGAAGTTATAGTTGTCGTTGCGTTTTCAGCATTGATTTATAAAGCAAAATCTAGTACATTAAAACTTATGTTTTTGATATACTCTGCATTAAACGGACTGACACTTTCAGCTATTGGGATTATTTATGCTCCAAGTATTGTAATTTCAGCATTTTTAGGAACATTAGTATTATTTGCAGTTGTGGCTGTCTACGGCTATTTTACAAAAGAAAATCTTACAAAATTTACTCCAATGCTAATGATTGGGTTAATATCAATTGTTTTGGTAAGCTTAGTAAATATTTTCTTGAGAAATAGCGGGCTTGATTTGTTTGTATCAGTTTTAGGTGTAATTGTTTTCACAATTTTCATTGCAGTTGATGTAAACAGAATAAAAAGCAATATTATTGCCTATGCAGTTCAAGAAGATTCAGAAATTTTAAATAAAATTGAAATTTCAGGTGCATTGAGCTTATACCTTGACTTCGTAAACTTATTCTTATCAATTTTAAGAATATCAGGACGAGGAAGAAATTAAAATTTAAGAAACAGTAAAAATGGTAATGACAAAGGGTTATTTTTGGATAAATTGCAGTCCTTAAATAACTCTTATTCTATTTATTAAAGGGGAAAATTTTGAAAAATAATAAAAAAATTGACAATAAAACGGTACATGAGATAGAAAGTTTTATAAACGAAGAAATTCTAGCAAGCAGAATATGGATATTTTCAGGAATTGCAATTTCAATTTTATTATGTATGATATTAAAAAATTATATGATTTTCGAGCTAGCCAACATAATTCAGTCATTAAGAAAGTTAAAACTACCTGATGGGAAAGGAATTTTATTCATAATTTTATTTATACTCGAAATTCTTTTATCTTTTGTCCTGCCCAAAATATTAATAAATAAACAAAAAAAGAATATGAAATCCGCCTTAATAGTTCTATCATTAATAAAGGGCTTAATTCTATCTATTTTCTTCGGAAAACTTTCTTTTTTTGTTACGCAAAAAACTATTATTGCTGGAATAATGCTTGTTTTGGCACTAATATTGCTAGTTTTCTTAATAAAAAAAGACATAAAAAATATACAAATAAAGATACTAAAAAAAGTAGAAACTGACAGTACTGAAATTTTAGAAAAAACAAGATTTTTTTCAGTAGTTGTGTTGTATTCTGACATTGTAAAAGTAGTAATTTTATATCTTTTGCTGATGTTGATAATAAGATAAATTTAGAAAGGAAAGATAATAATGAAAAGAAAAATAGAATGTGTTGAAGAATTTCATAGAATTTATAAACTGGGAAATTCTGATAAACCAATTGGAAAACTTGAAAATGGACTGGAAAAGTTAAGATTTGACTTGATGAAAGAGGAAAATGATGAGTATCTGGAAGCGGCTAAAAGAGGAGATGTCGTGGAAGTTGCAGATGCTCTTGGGGATATGCTTTATATTCTTTGTGGAACAATAATTGAGCATGGAATGCAAGATGTTATTGAAGATGTGTTTGAGGAAATTCATAGAAGTAATTTGAGCAAGCTAGATGAAAATGGGAAACCAATTTATCGTGAAGATGGAAAGGTAATAAAAGGACCAAATTATTTTCCGCCAAATTTAAAACAAT contains:
- a CDS encoding DEAD/DEAH box helicase family protein, which codes for MSNKIIFQFDDNLEYQKKAVNSVVELFRGLPKSLDNIYAERIRKTRLMEKDPVRNIDIVRGNKLFQNLKKVQLKNGLFTNEKAYSKHERDFTVEMETGTGKTYVYLRTILELHKEYGFKKFMIVVPSVAIRKGVEKSIEQLREHFKRLYNVDLSKYSFIYDSNNLGKVNNFVEENNLSICVMNIQAFNKDTNKIRKDDEYDKNLWRDIKFVRPIVLIDEPQKIEGTANKKSQSLKAIDELEPLFTLRYSATHKNLYNQVYKLDSYEAYKKDLVKKIRVKTINSVISKDFPYIRYTYFTKDYKARIEMFSQEQGQSIRFRSFDVENGFSLYELSGGLPQYKDMFIAEQPHKEKALKIASVNGDIELKLGESNKKLEDKEIIRIQINLAIDNHFKKQFEILEEGKRIKSLTLFFIDEVKKVRDSGASDGRGVYLKIFDEEYLKIVQKYREKIEKYKNYFPHYEDVNLVREGYFALDKKKKEVEVEYKKENEVKAKSQEDIDRGIELILEKKDELISFNEPLAFIFSHSALREGWDNPNVFTLCTLKNGSSDIAKKQEIGRGLRLPVDVNGNRSLDKNVNELTVIANDSYENFSRMLQEDFNKNINKNEVTSDLLLITLEKSGIPKIKITSELVDEFKKELIENKVMDSNNVLLKKTEEIDVKKIEFSNETLKEHSIQIAENFVKYMVEKGSNRIEIANGDNEPIINKRRTFISEKDFENLFEELGTNLSKKAIYRCKIDNEKYIESSIKKINNYISNFDLKQIVEVAESKGDYDETGNFNLEKDSSDKEIEISKIEVAPKSDFEIANYIMYHTMLPRLAILKIISGLEKEKREALNIQDVLENVTEILLENLNEMKAEKVFEYEVIDGYVTDTEKIFEVDNKINEEDFENKRRLFQAKKGSRSLSDYYKLDSDGEKEFAEKLENDENVLLFTKLKKGGFVIDTPYGNYSPDWAIIYRNSSENNENNVGIYFIVETKADKEEKDLTTVEKSKIKCGKLHFEAISKEVKFNWVNNYDDFRRKFEIK
- the thrS gene encoding threonine--tRNA ligase, with product MIEMILPDGSKRQLENPMTVVEFAKSIGSSLGKATVGAIIDGVQVDPSHIIDKSGTIEIITNTSEKGIEIIRHSAAHIMAQAVQRLFPNTKVTIGPVIENGFFYDFDPEKPFTEEDLAKIEGEMAKIVKENYEFKRSEMTAEEAKKFFAEKGETYKVEIIEDLGADKVSIYQQGEFIDLCRGTHIPSTGYLKAFKLMSTAGAYWRGDSNNKMLQRIYGVAFATKKELDDYLTMMEEAEKRDHRKLGKQLDLFFVDEHGPGFPFFMPKGVELFNKLQEIWRVEHKKRGYQEIKTPIMLDKELWEISGHWFNYRENMYTSTIDEKEYAIKPMNCPGSIIAYKNNLHSYKDLPLKYGEMGLVHRHEFSGALHGLMRVRAFTQDDAHVFCTKEQIEEQIIEIIDLYDKFYTVFGFEYHIELSTKPDKAIGSDEIWEMAEANLKSALEHKGINYKLNPGDGAFYGPKIDFKMKDSIGRIWQCGTIQLDFNLPARFEMSYIGADGEKHEPVMIHRAMYGSLERFIGILIEHYAGAFPTWLAPVQARILTISDEQVPFAKELFIKLQDAGIRVELDTRVEKIGYKIREANGVQKIPVQLIIGKNEVANNEVNVRRFGSQDSKNVSVDEIIETLKQESHVPFSK
- a CDS encoding Bax inhibitor-1/YccA family protein, giving the protein MRNDYDELETYNHNNDDYNEYGGHREMTMTYDDLDRLVSSKVRGSMMWMLLGLVITGLFGFFVYNGLMTGNPIAIGIIRMYYVLAVIEVIVVVAFSALIYKAKSSTLKLMFLIYSALNGLTLSAIGIIYAPSIVISAFLGTLVLFAVVAVYGYFTKENLTKFTPMLMIGLISIVLVSLVNIFLRNSGLDLFVSVLGVIVFTIFIAVDVNRIKSNIIAYAVQEDSEILNKIEISGALSLYLDFVNLFLSILRISGRGRN
- a CDS encoding nucleoside triphosphate pyrophosphohydrolase family protein; translated protein: MKRKIECVEEFHRIYKLGNSDKPIGKLENGLEKLRFDLMKEENDEYLEAAKRGDVVEVADALGDMLYILCGTIIEHGMQDVIEDVFEEIHRSNLSKLDENGKPIYREDGKVIKGPNYFPPNLKQFFEK